In the Prochlorococcus sp. MIT 1307 genome, one interval contains:
- a CDS encoding DUF3038 domain-containing protein, with protein MYESNEITPINSSSQFIQQPFLKSTEPTLKNKVLGRRALERLDLLLLVIEALDLNGSQGMLWTSNKIGLSTLFPNQVEIWKRRCHNPLRKATRRGTLSSTETNALILLICTMSERLYPNLRQLISSNEPEIENKKRWDVFIERLKDLIEERLNRRRGAVQKLLELKSSDLAVRRLILTLAFCVGPSAVERLQISLLDTNF; from the coding sequence ATGTATGAATCTAACGAAATTACACCAATTAATTCAAGCTCACAATTCATTCAACAACCTTTTTTGAAAAGCACTGAACCGACATTGAAGAATAAAGTACTTGGAAGACGTGCCTTAGAGCGTCTAGACTTGCTTTTACTGGTAATTGAAGCTCTAGATCTAAATGGTAGTCAGGGTATGCTTTGGACAAGTAATAAAATTGGTCTAAGTACACTGTTCCCTAATCAAGTAGAAATATGGAAACGTCGTTGTCATAACCCCTTAAGGAAGGCTACAAGAAGAGGTACTCTAAGCTCTACAGAGACTAATGCCTTGATTTTACTAATATGTACAATGTCTGAAAGACTTTATCCTAACCTGAGACAACTAATTTCTTCAAATGAACCAGAAATAGAAAATAAAAAGAGGTGGGATGTATTTATAGAACGTCTCAAAGATTTAATAGAAGAACGTCTAAATAGAAGACGCGGAGCTGTCCAGAAACTGCTAGAGCTTAAATCATCAGATCTAGCGGTAAGAAGATTAATATTAACATTAGCTTTCTGTGTTGGCCCTTCTGCTGTAGAAAGACTACAAATTAGCCTACTCGACACTAATTTTTAA
- a CDS encoding DUF4335 domain-containing protein, translating to MFKLNYRYDHNSARLIIEGLPDISLSQNSDNIGILSTWQLQLIGVTSILEGKREHLESLMSVVLLYARYSISGIRKEFGGPNSPVTIAPTDEGHLILLRSSKEGIKPLKISLDDASLADLIRCLDDLINDQRVKIKWNIPKYETLRYREKVERKPLINIVLTPILGLSSLLFVAFILSNIQTPEIFYKNESKNNVRNELINR from the coding sequence ATGTTTAAACTAAATTACCGATATGATCATAATTCTGCTCGTTTAATTATTGAAGGATTACCTGATATTTCACTTAGTCAAAATTCAGATAATATAGGAATACTATCAACATGGCAGCTTCAATTAATTGGAGTAACTAGTATTCTTGAAGGAAAAAGAGAACATCTCGAATCACTTATGTCTGTAGTTCTCTTATATGCACGATATTCTATATCCGGGATAAGAAAAGAATTTGGCGGCCCTAATAGCCCTGTTACCATAGCCCCTACTGACGAAGGTCATCTAATTCTTCTTAGAAGTAGTAAGGAGGGTATAAAACCATTAAAGATTAGTTTAGATGATGCCTCTCTAGCAGATTTAATAAGATGTCTTGATGACCTTATTAATGATCAGCGAGTAAAAATCAAATGGAATATCCCTAAATATGAAACACTTAGATATAGGGAGAAAGTTGAAAGAAAACCCCTAATAAATATAGTTCTAACACCTATACTTGGACTTAGCTCACTATTATTTGTGGCTTTTATTCTTTCCAATATTCAAACTCCTGAAATTTTTTATAAAAACGAATCAAAAAATAATGTTAGAAATGAATTGATAAACAGATAA
- a CDS encoding thioredoxin family protein, with the protein MPLTIVKFSSEDCGTCHRMSHYDSLVSEELGCLFINVMLQDTENYRKYRKILLEKYPNKEGMGWPTYIIVNNPDSNYTILGDLKGGMSKGDFRNRLSNLLDEYNKN; encoded by the coding sequence ATGCCTCTGACTATTGTCAAGTTTAGCTCAGAAGATTGTGGCACATGTCATCGTATGAGTCATTACGATTCCCTTGTTAGTGAAGAACTTGGATGTCTATTTATCAATGTTATGCTTCAAGATACTGAAAATTATAGGAAATATAGAAAGATACTATTAGAAAAATACCCCAACAAGGAGGGTATGGGTTGGCCTACTTACATTATTGTTAATAATCCTGATAGTAATTATACAATATTAGGTGACTTAAAAGGAGGAATGTCCAAAGGAGATTTTCGTAATCGTTTATCTAATTTATTAGATGAATACAATAAGAATTAA
- the mfd gene encoding transcription-repair coupling factor, with protein MPLESVMLQLQKSIITEELIERTSRSNRLLLSGASRAVRALISSAIAKSKSKPLLVIVPTLEEASRWFSLLQLIGWKTNHIYPTSEGSPYESNETSSEIIWGQLQVLSDLHSSYKNSSLAIVATERSLQPHLPPSKELLSCFLTIKKGDEIDLENLSLELSKLGYNRLNTIDQEGSWARRGDIIDVYPVSNELPVRLELFGEEVDKLREFDPITQKSLQEINDICLTPTNFNTLIADQLRKEFPCELEQLLDDEILEEILEGNSPKGLRKVMGLAWDEPSSLLDYISTETCIVVDEKDQCIAHGNQWLSYTRDSFNELISSKINKSIDSKVKYSGRMHRDINSNFELINKFSGFDLSELNESVGHTNSFDLSNRSISFVPNQFSKISEQIKKFTKEKYLVWILSAQPSRTVTLLEEHDCTVQYIPNNKDQQAISRLLEQRTPVALKISSNSDIEGLVMPAWKIVILTDKEFFGQQSILSTGYIRRRRAAESIAVNPNKMKAGDYVVHRNHGIGQFLKLEKHAISGEIRDYLVVQYSDGTLSVAADQLGSLGRYRATDGKKPKINKMGGSAWLKVKERAKKHLKKVAFDLVKLYAERSKAEGFAFPKDGPWQTELEDSFPYEPTTDQKKAVFEVKKDMERKQPMDRLVCGDVGFGKTEVAVRAIFKAITAGKQVALLAPTTVLAQQHWRTISERFAPYPIKVSLLNRFRSNAEKKVIISELNDGKIDALIGTHQVLSTKIKFKGLGLLVIDEEQRFGVNQKEKIKNLKKDVDVLTLSATPIPRTLYMSLSGIREMSLITTPPPLRRPIKTHLSPYNDEAIRSAICQELDRGGQIFYVVPRVEGINDVAERLKKMVPKLNLLVAHGQMDEGELENSMVAFNSGEADLMLCTTIIESGLDIPRVNTILIEDGHKFGLSQLYQLRGRVGRSGIQAHAWIFYPSSSALNDSSRQRLRAIQEFAELGSGYQLAMRDMEIRGVGNLLGVEQSGQMEVIGFDLYMELLQEALSEIQGQDIPIVEETQIDLTLTAFIPSDWIVNNDEKIAAYRLATECNSSESLVELATTWSDRYGQLPGPVETLLDLMKLKLLTKKTGFSRVKQENNNLVLETTMQEPAFMLLRKGLPKHLQTRLIYQNTGSNQSRVVARGLGILTVDKQLDQLVEWITLMNDQIPDSSGFNKQQKINNIRERDDDVISL; from the coding sequence ATGCCTCTTGAATCAGTAATGTTACAACTTCAGAAATCAATCATTACTGAGGAATTAATAGAGCGTACAAGTAGATCTAATAGATTGCTACTAAGTGGAGCAAGTAGGGCTGTTAGAGCTCTAATCAGTTCAGCTATAGCTAAATCCAAATCTAAACCATTATTGGTAATAGTTCCTACTCTAGAAGAGGCCTCAAGATGGTTCTCTTTACTACAGTTGATAGGCTGGAAAACTAATCACATATATCCAACAAGTGAAGGTTCACCATATGAATCAAATGAAACATCATCTGAAATAATCTGGGGTCAACTTCAAGTATTAAGTGATCTTCACTCTAGTTATAAAAATTCCTCACTTGCTATTGTAGCAACAGAAAGAAGTCTTCAACCTCACCTTCCACCTTCAAAAGAGCTTTTATCTTGTTTCTTAACTATAAAAAAGGGCGATGAAATTGATCTAGAAAATCTATCTTTAGAACTTTCAAAATTAGGTTATAATCGTTTAAATACAATTGACCAAGAGGGATCATGGGCACGAAGAGGAGACATAATAGATGTTTACCCAGTTAGTAATGAACTTCCAGTAAGGTTAGAATTATTTGGAGAAGAAGTTGATAAGTTAAGAGAGTTTGACCCTATTACACAAAAGTCATTGCAAGAAATTAATGATATTTGTTTAACTCCAACTAACTTTAACACTTTAATTGCTGATCAACTTAGAAAAGAATTTCCTTGCGAACTTGAGCAATTATTAGACGATGAAATTTTAGAAGAGATACTAGAAGGTAATTCACCAAAAGGTTTGCGAAAGGTTATGGGCTTAGCATGGGATGAACCATCTTCATTACTTGACTACATCTCAACGGAAACTTGTATAGTAGTAGATGAAAAAGATCAATGTATAGCACATGGTAACCAGTGGCTAAGTTATACAAGGGATTCCTTTAATGAGTTAATTTCTTCAAAGATAAATAAATCAATTGACTCTAAAGTCAAATATTCTGGAAGAATGCATAGGGATATCAATTCGAATTTTGAACTTATAAATAAATTTTCAGGATTTGACTTAAGTGAACTTAATGAATCGGTTGGGCATACTAATTCCTTCGATTTATCCAATAGAAGTATATCTTTTGTTCCTAATCAGTTTTCTAAAATATCTGAACAGATTAAGAAATTCACGAAAGAAAAATATCTTGTTTGGATCCTATCAGCACAACCTAGTAGGACAGTCACTCTGCTAGAAGAACATGATTGTACTGTTCAATATATACCAAATAACAAGGATCAGCAGGCAATTTCTCGACTTCTAGAGCAAAGGACACCTGTAGCATTAAAGATTTCATCTAATAGTGATATTGAGGGATTAGTAATGCCTGCATGGAAAATAGTAATATTAACCGACAAAGAATTTTTTGGTCAGCAAAGTATTCTTTCTACTGGTTACATAAGAAGAAGACGGGCGGCTGAAAGTATAGCTGTAAATCCTAATAAAATGAAAGCTGGAGATTATGTAGTGCATAGAAATCATGGAATAGGTCAATTTCTTAAATTAGAAAAACATGCAATTTCTGGAGAAATAAGAGATTATTTAGTAGTACAGTACTCTGATGGAACTCTTAGTGTTGCAGCTGACCAACTAGGAAGTCTTGGTAGATATCGAGCAACTGATGGGAAGAAGCCAAAAATTAATAAAATGGGAGGAAGTGCTTGGTTAAAAGTTAAAGAGCGAGCAAAGAAACATCTAAAAAAAGTTGCATTTGACCTGGTTAAACTGTATGCAGAAAGAAGTAAGGCAGAAGGTTTTGCCTTTCCAAAGGATGGTCCTTGGCAAACAGAATTAGAAGACTCATTCCCATATGAGCCCACTACAGATCAAAAGAAAGCAGTTTTTGAAGTGAAAAAGGATATGGAACGAAAGCAGCCAATGGATAGACTAGTCTGCGGAGATGTTGGTTTTGGCAAAACAGAAGTCGCTGTACGTGCAATATTTAAGGCTATTACTGCTGGGAAGCAAGTAGCACTGCTTGCCCCAACAACAGTTTTAGCACAGCAACATTGGAGAACCATATCCGAACGATTTGCTCCCTATCCAATAAAAGTATCACTTCTAAATCGATTCAGATCGAACGCAGAGAAGAAGGTTATTATTAGTGAGCTAAATGATGGAAAAATAGATGCATTAATAGGAACTCATCAAGTTTTATCAACAAAGATAAAATTCAAAGGATTGGGCCTTCTAGTAATAGACGAAGAGCAAAGGTTTGGAGTAAATCAAAAGGAAAAGATAAAAAATTTAAAAAAGGATGTAGATGTTCTTACACTTTCAGCAACTCCAATACCACGTACTCTTTATATGAGTCTTTCCGGTATTAGAGAAATGAGTTTAATAACAACACCGCCACCACTCAGAAGGCCAATTAAGACTCATCTCTCTCCATATAATGATGAAGCTATACGTAGTGCTATTTGTCAGGAATTAGACCGAGGCGGGCAGATATTTTATGTAGTACCTAGGGTTGAAGGTATAAACGACGTTGCAGAAAGACTAAAGAAAATGGTACCTAAATTAAATCTTCTAGTGGCCCATGGACAGATGGATGAAGGAGAATTAGAAAATTCTATGGTTGCTTTCAATTCTGGAGAAGCTGATCTTATGTTATGTACAACAATTATCGAAAGTGGATTAGATATTCCACGTGTTAATACAATATTAATAGAGGATGGTCATAAGTTTGGTTTGTCTCAATTATATCAATTAAGAGGTCGTGTAGGACGCAGTGGTATCCAAGCACATGCTTGGATTTTCTATCCATCCAGCTCTGCATTAAATGATTCATCTCGTCAAAGACTAAGAGCTATACAAGAATTTGCTGAATTGGGAAGTGGATATCAATTAGCAATGAGAGATATGGAAATTCGGGGTGTAGGAAACCTACTTGGAGTAGAGCAAAGCGGTCAAATGGAAGTCATAGGTTTCGATCTCTACATGGAACTCTTACAAGAAGCACTAAGTGAGATACAAGGTCAAGATATACCTATTGTGGAGGAAACGCAAATAGATTTGACCTTAACCGCATTCATTCCTTCAGACTGGATCGTAAATAACGATGAAAAGATAGCAGCATACAGACTGGCTACTGAATGCAATAGTTCTGAATCACTAGTTGAATTGGCTACAACATGGTCAGATCGTTATGGTCAATTACCTGGACCAGTAGAAACCTTATTAGATTTAATGAAATTAAAGTTACTAACAAAGAAAACAGGTTTTTCCAGAGTAAAACAAGAAAATAATAACCTCGTATTAGAAACTACTATGCAGGAACCTGCGTTTATGTTATTACGTAAAGGGCTACCTAAACATTTACAAACTAGGCTGATATACCAAAATACAGGTTCTAATCAATCAAGGGTAGTTGCTCGAGGCCTAGGTATATTAACCGTAGATAAACAACTAGATCAATTGGTAGAATGGATAACATTAATGAACGATCAAATACCAGACTCAAGTGGATTTAACAAGCAACAGAAAATTAATAACATAAGAGAAAGGGATGACGATGTTATAAGCTTATAA